From one Bacteroides fragilis NCTC 9343 genomic stretch:
- a CDS encoding ABC transporter permease — translation MKTSGKLSQISFIIAREFRAISTSYAVLLVLMGGIFVYGLLYNYMYAPNIVTDAPVAVVDNSHSSLSRQYIRWLDATPQVAVYAQAMDYREAREWMKEGKVQGILYIPHDFETRVFQGREAVFSLYATTDAFLYFEALQEATSRVYLAINDAHRMDGAVFLPPQGLLAVAMAKPVNVAGTALYNHTEGYGSYLIPAVMMVIIFQTLLMVIGMLTGDEYQHRATEPLLPGGRTADKSGLWGGAMRLVAGKTFVYCGLYTVFSMFLLGLLPHFFSIPNIGNGLYITAMMVPYLMATSFFGLAASRYFTDSEAPLLMIAFFSVGLIFLSGVSYPLELMPWYWRMAHYILPAAPATLAFVKLNSMGADMADIQPEYITLWIQVIVYFGLSVWVYKKKLEA, via the coding sequence ATGAAAACATCCGGTAAACTTTCGCAGATTTCCTTTATCATCGCACGTGAGTTTCGTGCCATCAGCACCAGCTATGCCGTACTGTTGGTACTGATGGGAGGTATCTTTGTTTATGGGTTGCTCTATAACTATATGTATGCTCCCAATATCGTGACCGACGCTCCGGTGGCAGTGGTCGACAACTCGCACAGCAGCCTTAGCCGGCAATACATCCGTTGGCTCGACGCCACGCCGCAAGTAGCCGTATACGCACAAGCTATGGACTATCGGGAAGCCCGCGAATGGATGAAAGAGGGCAAGGTACAAGGCATTCTGTACATTCCGCATGATTTTGAGACCCGTGTCTTCCAGGGACGCGAGGCTGTATTCTCACTATACGCCACCACAGACGCCTTTCTCTATTTTGAAGCGCTGCAAGAAGCCACTTCACGTGTATACCTTGCCATCAACGATGCCCATCGCATGGACGGTGCCGTATTCCTCCCCCCGCAGGGACTGCTTGCCGTGGCCATGGCCAAGCCCGTAAACGTGGCCGGCACCGCACTCTATAACCACACCGAGGGGTATGGTTCTTATCTGATTCCGGCTGTCATGATGGTCATTATCTTCCAGACCTTATTGATGGTTATCGGTATGCTGACGGGTGACGAGTATCAGCACCGCGCTACAGAACCGTTGCTTCCGGGGGGCAGAACAGCGGATAAAAGCGGACTATGGGGAGGGGCAATGCGTCTCGTTGCCGGAAAGACTTTTGTGTACTGCGGACTTTATACGGTCTTCTCCATGTTCTTATTGGGATTATTACCCCACTTCTTCAGCATTCCCAATATCGGAAACGGACTGTACATTACCGCTATGATGGTACCTTATCTGATGGCGACCTCTTTCTTCGGGCTGGCAGCCTCGCGTTACTTCACCGATTCGGAAGCTCCGCTGCTGATGATCGCTTTCTTCTCGGTAGGCTTGATTTTCCTGTCCGGAGTCTCCTACCCGCTGGAACTGATGCCATGGTATTGGCGCATGGCACATTACATCCTCCCGGCCGCACCCGCCACGCTTGCTTTCGTCAAGCTAAACTCGATGGGAGCCGATATGGCAGACATACAGCCGGAATACATTACACTGTGGATACAGGTGATCGTCTATTTCGGGCTCAGCGTGTGGGTATACAAGAAAAAGCTGGAAGCGTGA
- a CDS encoding sensor histidine kinase, whose amino-acid sequence MMISKNPLGDIAKLNRICASAQIGWWEVNFTTGKCFISETLLKSLEVSSEWLDIDELMSTVRQDYRKRITDEFTSIPRKGVFEQTFPVTSGRGNVFWIHCALSMEEENEEGQLIATGYGQRIESPETQGYQCAWNQRINNLLYCQNSIANSLLKLLSNDTGDELFEEMLADILYFFKGARVYIVRYNWKNGNQSCLYEVAACNVITLKEKLQNICSEDAPWFYQQIHANRPVILNSPDELPPLAVRDREVLAENGTNSMMLAPLMREEGVWGYMGIDIVDGYRKWNSEDYQWFSSLANIISICMELRIIKERVMHSEKLFHDIFTNIPVGLELYNKEGVLLDCNNRNLEIFGVGDKSRIIGLNLFESPNMTRDIHESLRAGRPGTFHLKYDFDEERRLFQSERRGVMDLDIRSLMLYDAEDNLSNYLLVNIDNTERNNALSKVHDFENFFSIISDYSKVGYAKINLLDHTGFAVRQWYRNLGESHDTPLADIIGIFSHMHPDDRKSVLDFYEKAKAGTERFFDGDLRIRPADGSDRWNWIHKSSMVTAYQSPNPRLELVEVNYDITVQKETEAELRAARDKAEESNRLKSAFLANISHEIRTPLNAIVGFSDLLMTVDDPAEQEEFRRTIQKNNTLLLQLFSDIIDLSKIDAGSFEYTPKPVCLYQFCAMMVQKMRNKVSEGVELQIDEDSPLDAWFSADSGYLNQVVTNFMSNAIKFTHRGTITVGYRIDARQQLEMFVEDTGIGISIENQEAVFDRFMKVDSFVQGTGLGLPLCKSIIEKMGGHIGVISELGKGSRFWFTLPAFSCIPTR is encoded by the coding sequence ATGATGATTAGTAAAAATCCTTTGGGCGACATAGCCAAACTAAACAGGATTTGTGCTTCGGCACAGATCGGATGGTGGGAAGTGAACTTCACTACAGGAAAGTGTTTTATTTCGGAAACCCTGCTTAAATCATTGGAAGTCAGTAGTGAATGGTTAGACATTGACGAGTTGATGTCTACCGTACGACAGGATTATCGTAAGCGCATTACGGATGAGTTTACCTCCATACCTCGGAAGGGGGTGTTCGAACAGACCTTTCCTGTGACTTCCGGTCGCGGTAATGTATTCTGGATACATTGTGCGTTGAGCATGGAGGAGGAGAATGAAGAAGGGCAATTGATTGCCACCGGATATGGCCAGCGGATAGAGAGTCCGGAGACACAAGGTTATCAATGTGCATGGAATCAGCGCATCAACAATTTGCTCTATTGCCAGAACTCCATTGCCAACTCGCTCCTGAAACTTTTGAGTAATGATACCGGTGACGAATTGTTTGAAGAAATGCTGGCTGACATTCTGTACTTCTTTAAAGGTGCCCGGGTCTACATCGTGCGCTACAACTGGAAAAACGGAAATCAAAGCTGCCTTTATGAAGTGGCGGCCTGTAACGTGATCACCCTGAAAGAGAAACTACAGAATATCTGTTCGGAAGATGCTCCCTGGTTCTATCAGCAGATACATGCTAATCGTCCCGTTATTTTGAACTCACCCGACGAACTGCCTCCGCTTGCCGTGCGTGATCGCGAAGTACTGGCCGAAAACGGGACAAACTCGATGATGCTGGCACCTCTGATGCGTGAGGAAGGGGTATGGGGATATATGGGTATCGACATCGTAGACGGATACCGGAAGTGGAACAGTGAAGATTATCAATGGTTCTCTTCGCTGGCAAATATCATTAGTATCTGCATGGAGCTGCGCATCATCAAAGAGCGGGTGATGCACAGCGAGAAATTGTTTCACGATATATTCACCAATATTCCGGTGGGTCTCGAACTATATAATAAGGAAGGTGTGTTGCTGGACTGCAATAACCGCAACCTCGAGATATTCGGTGTCGGCGATAAGAGCCGGATCATCGGACTGAACCTGTTTGAAAGTCCCAATATGACCCGGGATATACATGAAAGCCTTCGGGCAGGCCGTCCCGGTACATTCCATCTGAAATACGATTTCGATGAAGAACGCAGGCTTTTTCAGTCGGAGCGAAGAGGGGTGATGGATCTCGACATACGGAGCCTGATGCTTTATGATGCGGAAGACAACCTGTCAAACTACCTGTTGGTCAATATCGATAATACGGAGCGCAACAATGCGCTGAGTAAGGTGCACGACTTTGAGAACTTCTTCTCTATTATCTCTGATTATTCCAAAGTGGGGTATGCCAAAATCAATCTGCTGGATCACACCGGATTCGCCGTCCGCCAGTGGTATCGTAATCTGGGAGAAAGCCATGATACACCTTTGGCGGACATTATCGGTATCTTTTCACACATGCATCCTGATGACCGTAAGTCAGTGCTCGATTTTTATGAAAAGGCGAAAGCGGGTACGGAACGCTTCTTTGACGGTGATCTGCGTATTCGTCCGGCAGATGGTTCGGATCGGTGGAACTGGATACACAAGTCTTCTATGGTGACTGCCTATCAGTCACCCAATCCACGGTTGGAACTGGTAGAGGTGAACTATGATATAACAGTCCAGAAAGAGACGGAAGCGGAGCTTCGGGCCGCACGGGACAAGGCGGAAGAGTCCAATCGGCTGAAGTCTGCTTTCCTGGCAAACATCAGTCATGAAATACGTACGCCGCTGAATGCCATTGTAGGCTTCTCCGATCTTCTGATGACGGTTGACGATCCGGCAGAGCAGGAAGAGTTCCGCCGGACCATACAGAAAAACAATACATTGCTTCTGCAATTGTTTTCGGATATCATCGATCTTTCAAAGATCGATGCGGGATCGTTTGAGTATACGCCGAAACCTGTCTGCCTTTATCAGTTCTGTGCCATGATGGTGCAGAAGATGAGGAACAAGGTGTCCGAAGGAGTCGAACTGCAGATTGACGAGGACTCACCGCTCGATGCCTGGTTCAGTGCCGACAGCGGATATCTGAATCAGGTGGTTACCAACTTTATGAGCAATGCGATTAAGTTTACGCATCGAGGCACCATCACTGTCGGCTATCGGATCGATGCCCGGCAGCAACTTGAAATGTTCGTAGAAGATACAGGTATCGGTATTTCCATTGAAAATCAGGAAGCTGTTTTCGACCGCTTTATGAAAGTGGACAGTTTTGTACAAGGTACCGGGTTGGGGCTTCCCCTGTGCAAAAGCATTATCGAGAAGATGGGCGGACACATTGGCGTAATCTCCGAGTTGGGGAAGGGTTCACGCTTCTGGTTCACGCTTCCAGCTTTTTCTTGTATACCCACACGCTGA
- a CDS encoding cob(I)yrinic acid a,c-diamide adenosyltransferase, with the protein MKRIYTRTGDRGTTGIHGGERVEKDDIRIEANGTIDELNAVIGIIRSLLPQEHDWQKLLHHLQRELMVVMSHVATPSAIRDKNPNVLSPGLAAFCEQEMDTMTAGLKENGYFLLPGGTPVSAQLQFARTVARRAERRLWTLNRQDAVPEEILSFINRLSDLFFVMARFDMQQQDWPEERWQAFAYKTKKK; encoded by the coding sequence ATGAAACGAATCTATACACGGACCGGTGACCGGGGAACAACCGGCATTCATGGCGGAGAAAGGGTAGAGAAAGATGATATCCGGATCGAGGCGAACGGGACCATCGATGAATTGAATGCAGTGATCGGCATTATCCGTTCATTGCTCCCTCAGGAGCATGACTGGCAGAAGTTGCTGCACCACCTCCAAAGAGAGTTAATGGTGGTTATGAGTCATGTGGCTACTCCATCCGCCATTCGCGATAAGAATCCCAATGTGCTGTCGCCCGGACTGGCGGCTTTCTGTGAGCAAGAGATGGATACAATGACTGCCGGACTGAAAGAGAACGGTTATTTTCTGTTGCCCGGTGGCACACCTGTCTCTGCTCAGTTACAGTTTGCCCGTACCGTAGCCCGCCGTGCAGAGCGGCGGCTCTGGACCTTGAATCGGCAAGATGCTGTTCCGGAAGAGATTCTGAGCTTTATCAATCGTCTGTCCGATCTGTTTTTTGTAATGGCACGCTTCGACATGCAACAACAGGACTGGCCGGAGGAACGCTGGCAGGCTTTCGCATATAAGACAAAGAAGAAATAA
- a CDS encoding cobyrinate a,c-diamide synthase, with product MECRMISQFLIAAPSSGSGKTTVSRGLMALLIKKGLKVQPFKCGPDYIDTKYHTAVCRRPSINLDTFMASAGHVKELYARYATGADACITEGMMGMYDGYDRDRGSSAEVAGLLNLPVILVVDAKSAAYSVAPLLSGFIHFRPEIRIAGVIFNRVGSSRHYEMLQEVCTELGIACLGYLPKQESLVQESRYLGLDFSHSKGTDALEELTGLMEKYIDYNRLLEETKLPAPIPPVSNISLQEDLKISVACNSESFSFIYQEHLDVLCRLGTVILFNPEDNRPLPEGTDLLYLPGGYPEKHYEKLRQAWQRMHSIRNYAESGGRVLAECGGMIYLSKGILLDRSEHSDSEVGVQAGVLPFFISNRKADRRLTLGYRQFDYNGQHLRGHEFHYTQFEPKPEESLESVTQVYNAKRMPVSTPVFRYKNVIASYTHLYWGEIDLLKLFE from the coding sequence ATGGAATGTAGGATGATTTCTCAATTTCTGATAGCGGCTCCTTCTTCGGGCAGTGGAAAGACAACGGTCAGTCGTGGATTGATGGCTCTGTTGATTAAGAAGGGATTGAAGGTTCAACCTTTCAAATGCGGTCCCGACTATATCGACACCAAATATCATACGGCAGTTTGCAGACGTCCTTCCATCAATTTGGATACCTTTATGGCTTCGGCCGGACATGTAAAGGAGCTTTATGCCCGTTATGCCACAGGAGCCGATGCCTGCATCACGGAGGGTATGATGGGGATGTATGACGGTTACGACCGTGACCGGGGTTCCTCGGCAGAAGTGGCCGGATTACTGAATTTACCTGTCATATTGGTGGTCGATGCCAAATCGGCCGCTTATTCGGTGGCTCCTTTGCTTTCGGGCTTCATTCACTTTCGTCCCGAGATCAGGATAGCGGGTGTTATATTCAATCGGGTAGGGTCTTCGCGCCATTACGAAATGTTGCAGGAAGTCTGTACCGAGTTGGGAATTGCCTGTTTGGGGTATTTGCCCAAACAGGAGAGCTTGGTACAGGAATCACGTTATCTGGGGCTGGATTTCAGCCATTCGAAAGGAACGGACGCACTGGAAGAGCTGACCGGATTAATGGAAAAGTACATCGACTATAACCGTTTGCTTGAGGAAACGAAACTTCCTGCTCCGATACCTCCTGTTTCAAATATTTCTCTACAGGAAGATTTAAAGATCTCCGTGGCATGCAATTCGGAATCTTTCTCTTTCATTTATCAGGAACATCTGGATGTGCTTTGCCGCCTGGGGACCGTTATTCTCTTTAATCCGGAGGATAATCGCCCGTTGCCTGAAGGTACGGACTTGCTTTATCTTCCCGGAGGCTATCCGGAAAAGCATTATGAGAAATTGCGTCAGGCTTGGCAAAGGATGCACTCTATACGTAACTACGCGGAGTCCGGCGGACGAGTACTTGCCGAATGCGGAGGAATGATTTATCTCTCTAAAGGCATTCTCCTTGACCGGTCGGAGCACTCGGACAGTGAGGTCGGGGTGCAGGCAGGGGTACTTCCGTTCTTTATCTCGAATCGTAAGGCTGACAGGCGCTTGACTCTGGGGTACCGGCAGTTCGATTATAACGGCCAACATCTTCGCGGACACGAGTTTCACTATACACAATTCGAGCCGAAACCGGAAGAGTCACTGGAATCTGTCACTCAGGTATACAATGCTAAGAGAATGCCTGTCAGTACACCTGTGTTCCGATATAAAAACGTGATAGCCAGTTATACGCATCTATACTGGGGAGAGATCGATTTACTTAAATTGTTTGAATGA
- a CDS encoding DUF6064 family protein, translated as MEIFWKTIAYYNSATWIYQLLIIVAGLLLTVMLIKNPRPWVKMGMKLYMIFLYLWIAIAYYAICCDERSYNGALAMFWVVMATIWVWDAITGYTTFERTYKYDILSYVLLILPFVYPLVSIARGLTFPGITSPVMPCSVTVFTIGLLLLFSRKVNMFLVLFLCHWSLIGLSKTYFFNIPEDFLLASATIPALYLFFREYFLNNLHADTKPKAKYINWLLVFVCVSIGILLTTTLFLELMPGKQP; from the coding sequence ATGGAGATTTTCTGGAAAACTATTGCGTATTATAATTCTGCTACATGGATCTATCAGTTGCTGATCATTGTCGCCGGCCTGCTGTTGACAGTGATGCTTATAAAGAATCCCCGTCCGTGGGTAAAGATGGGCATGAAGCTATATATGATTTTTCTGTATTTGTGGATTGCTATCGCATATTATGCCATCTGTTGTGACGAGCGCAGTTATAACGGGGCGCTGGCTATGTTCTGGGTAGTTATGGCCACGATATGGGTATGGGATGCCATCACCGGATATACTACTTTCGAACGTACATATAAATATGATATCCTTTCGTACGTATTGTTGATTTTACCATTTGTATATCCTTTGGTATCCATTGCGAGAGGACTTACTTTTCCAGGCATTACATCGCCGGTAATGCCTTGCTCGGTAACAGTTTTCACGATCGGTCTGCTTTTGTTGTTCTCCCGTAAGGTAAATATGTTTTTGGTGCTGTTCCTGTGCCATTGGTCGCTGATCGGCTTATCGAAGACTTACTTCTTTAATATTCCGGAGGATTTCCTTTTGGCCAGTGCAACGATCCCTGCCTTATATCTATTTTTCCGGGAGTATTTCCTCAACAACCTGCATGCCGATACAAAGCCTAAAGCAAAGTACATTAATTGGTTGCTTGTCTTTGTATGCGTATCTATCGGAATCTTACTTACCACCACCCTGTTTCTGGAGTTGATGCCGGGCAAGCAGCCGTAG
- a CDS encoding threonine/serine exporter family protein — translation MIALDILSDGFFAAIAGIGFGAISDPPLRAFKMIAILAAAGHACRYCLMTFLGVDIATASLFGALVIGFGSLWLGRKVYCPMTVLYIPALLPMIPGKFAYNMVFSLIMSLQTMNEPERLGKYMETFFSNGLVTCTVIFMLAVGATFPMFLLPHKAFSLTRH, via the coding sequence ATGATAGCTTTAGATATTCTTTCCGATGGATTTTTTGCCGCAATAGCGGGTATTGGTTTTGGAGCCATATCCGATCCTCCGTTGCGGGCTTTCAAGATGATTGCGATACTTGCGGCAGCCGGACATGCCTGTCGTTATTGCCTGATGACTTTCCTGGGTGTCGACATTGCCACGGCTTCTTTGTTCGGGGCATTGGTTATCGGCTTTGGCAGTTTGTGGCTCGGGCGGAAGGTGTATTGTCCGATGACTGTGCTTTATATACCGGCATTGCTCCCGATGATTCCGGGTAAGTTTGCCTACAATATGGTGTTCTCGTTGATTATGAGTCTGCAAACAATGAACGAACCGGAGCGTCTGGGCAAATACATGGAGACGTTTTTCTCTAATGGCCTGGTTACCTGTACCGTTATCTTTATGTTGGCAGTAGGAGCTACCTTCCCCATGTTTCTGCTTCCTCACAAAGCTTTTTCCCTGACACGGCATTAA
- a CDS encoding threonine/serine exporter family protein: MTTNESLISISKFIAGYSAHLMGAGVHTSRVIRNSKRIGEAYGVDVKLSVFHKNIILTIIDNETREACNEVIDIPPHPISFEHNSELSALSWEVYDKHLSLHELSDKFNKIISAPKIDPLFVLLLVGFANASFCKLFGGDIISMGIVFSATITGLFLKQQMQKKKINHYIIFIVSAFVASLCASTALIFDTTSEIALATSVLYLVPGVPLINGVIDIVEGYILTGFARLTEAALLIVSIAIGLSFTLLMVKNSLI, encoded by the coding sequence ATGACTACAAATGAATCTTTGATTTCCATATCCAAGTTCATTGCCGGATATTCGGCCCATTTGATGGGAGCAGGTGTGCATACCTCCCGTGTGATCCGTAATTCAAAGCGTATCGGAGAAGCCTATGGAGTGGATGTGAAGTTGAGTGTGTTTCACAAAAACATCATTCTGACTATCATCGACAACGAGACGCGTGAAGCTTGCAATGAAGTGATTGATATCCCTCCCCATCCGATCAGTTTTGAACACAACTCAGAGTTGAGTGCCTTGAGCTGGGAGGTTTACGACAAACATCTGTCTTTACACGAATTGTCGGATAAGTTCAACAAAATCATATCGGCACCGAAAATAGATCCGCTATTTGTTCTTTTACTGGTCGGATTTGCCAATGCTTCATTCTGTAAGTTGTTTGGTGGCGATATTATTTCTATGGGCATTGTCTTTTCGGCTACCATCACCGGACTTTTCCTGAAGCAACAGATGCAGAAGAAGAAAATCAATCATTATATTATTTTCATTGTTTCCGCTTTTGTTGCGTCGCTTTGTGCATCGACGGCACTGATTTTTGATACCACTTCGGAGATAGCTCTTGCCACCAGCGTGCTTTATCTGGTTCCGGGTGTACCGTTGATCAACGGTGTGATTGATATTGTAGAGGGATACATCCTTACGGGATTTGCCCGATTGACGGAAGCCGCGCTACTGATTGTCAGCATTGCGATAGGCCTGTCGTTTACATTGTTAATGGTTAAAAACAGTTTGATATGA
- a CDS encoding putative transporter, producing the protein MELLRNLFEGYPNLWGGGVAHSVLILSLVIAFGIMLGKIKVAGISLGVTWILFVGIVFGHFNLNLNEHLLHFLKEFGLILFVYSIGLQVGPGFFSAFKKGGFTLNMLAMIVVFAGVIITLALHFITGIPITTMVGILSGAVTNTPGLGAAQQANSDLTGIDAPEIALGYAVAYPLGVVGCIMSLLGLKYLFRINTKQEEAEAEQGLGHLQELTVRPVSLEVRNEALHGKRIKDIRPLVNRNFVVSRIRHLNGKKESELVNSDTELHLGDEILVIATPIDIEAITAFFGKPIEVEWEQLNKELISRRILITKPELNGKTLAQLKIRNNFGASVTRVNRSGVDLVASPQLQLQMGDRVTIVGSELAVSHAEKVLGNSMKRLNHPNLIPIFLGIALGCILGSIPFMFPGIPQPVKLGLAGGPLIVSILISRFGPQYKLITYTTMSANLMIREIGISLFLACVGLGAGDGFVETIIHEGGYVWIAYGMIITVVPLLLAGFIGRYAFKLNYYTLIGVLAGSTTNPPALAYSNDLTSCDAPAVGYATVYPLTMFLRVLTAQLLILSLG; encoded by the coding sequence ATGGAACTTTTAAGAAACCTGTTTGAGGGATACCCCAACCTTTGGGGTGGAGGAGTGGCACATTCCGTGCTTATCCTGTCGCTGGTCATTGCGTTTGGCATTATGCTGGGTAAAATAAAAGTAGCAGGCATCTCTCTGGGAGTTACCTGGATTTTGTTTGTCGGCATTGTCTTCGGACATTTTAATCTGAATCTGAACGAGCATTTATTGCACTTTCTGAAGGAGTTCGGACTTATCTTATTTGTATATTCCATCGGATTGCAGGTGGGGCCCGGATTCTTCTCCGCTTTTAAGAAAGGAGGATTCACCCTCAATATGTTGGCTATGATCGTTGTCTTTGCAGGAGTCATCATTACCCTTGCATTGCATTTTATAACCGGAATACCGATTACCACCATGGTAGGTATTTTATCGGGAGCGGTGACCAACACACCCGGATTGGGTGCTGCGCAACAGGCCAACAGTGACCTGACCGGGATAGATGCACCGGAGATTGCTTTGGGATATGCTGTAGCCTATCCGTTGGGCGTAGTGGGATGCATCATGTCGCTGTTAGGCCTTAAATACCTTTTCCGTATTAATACCAAGCAGGAGGAAGCCGAAGCCGAACAGGGACTGGGACATTTACAAGAGTTGACAGTCCGTCCTGTTTCATTGGAGGTCCGTAATGAAGCTCTTCACGGTAAACGTATTAAGGATATACGTCCATTGGTAAACCGTAATTTTGTGGTATCGCGTATCCGGCATTTGAACGGAAAGAAAGAGTCGGAATTGGTAAATTCCGATACTGAGCTTCATCTGGGTGATGAAATATTGGTTATTGCGACTCCGATAGATATAGAGGCGATCACTGCGTTTTTCGGCAAACCGATCGAAGTGGAATGGGAACAGCTGAACAAAGAACTGATTTCACGCCGAATTCTGATAACCAAGCCTGAACTGAACGGTAAGACATTGGCGCAATTGAAGATTCGTAATAATTTTGGTGCCAGTGTCACCCGCGTCAACCGTTCGGGAGTGGATCTGGTGGCAAGTCCCCAGTTGCAATTACAAATGGGAGACCGTGTGACGATTGTCGGCAGTGAGTTGGCGGTGAGTCATGCAGAAAAGGTATTGGGTAATTCGATGAAACGCCTGAATCATCCGAATCTGATTCCTATTTTTCTGGGTATTGCCTTGGGATGTATCCTAGGTAGCATCCCGTTTATGTTTCCCGGAATTCCCCAACCGGTTAAACTCGGGTTGGCAGGAGGCCCGTTGATTGTTTCGATTCTTATCAGCCGCTTCGGCCCGCAGTATAAGCTGATTACTTATACCACTATGAGTGCCAATCTGATGATAAGGGAAATCGGCATCTCGCTGTTTCTTGCTTGTGTCGGTCTCGGAGCTGGCGACGGATTTGTGGAAACCATTATCCATGAAGGCGGATATGTGTGGATCGCTTACGGTATGATTATAACAGTCGTTCCCCTGCTGCTGGCCGGTTTTATCGGACGTTATGCTTTCAAGCTGAACTATTATACGTTGATAGGGGTGTTGGCCGGTTCCACAACGAATCCGCCGGCGTTGGCCTACTCCAATGATCTGACATCATGTGATGCGCCGGCAGTAGGTTATGCTACAGTCTATCCGCTGACGATGTTCCTGCGTGTGCTTACGGCACAATTATTAATTCTTTCGTTAGGTTGA
- a CDS encoding cysteine-rich CWC family protein — MPVKKVCPCCGAVFQCRHDNILLCHCATVKLDSLQRAYIKEHFPDCLCHDCLKKIQEGELACKANLSCTDGVGEVTDRLSGDM, encoded by the coding sequence GTGCCTGTGAAAAAGGTATGTCCGTGTTGTGGTGCTGTGTTTCAATGCCGGCACGACAATATATTATTATGTCATTGTGCTACGGTAAAGCTCGACTCGCTGCAACGTGCTTATATCAAGGAGCATTTCCCGGACTGTTTGTGTCACGATTGCCTAAAGAAAATACAAGAAGGGGAATTGGCCTGTAAGGCAAATCTTTCTTGTACGGATGGTGTGGGTGAAGTAACTGATCGACTCTCCGGGGATATGTAA